Genomic segment of Paenibacillus sp. FSL R5-0623:
CTCTACATGAAAACGCTGAATGACCTCTTCTTCGCTCATATAGTCATAGTCAATTCTCAGAATAATTTCCATTGTCCCCATAGTATCTTTCTTAAAACAAACAAGTATAGGCTCCGATCCATACAGTGATTCCCCATATATGCAACTACTCTTTAGATACTTGTGCATGACAGATAGGTAGCTTCCCCATAAGTCTAGACCCCAGTTTTCAAATCCTATCAATTGCTCCTGACCTCTCTGAATAACAACAGCCATATTAATATCATTACTTTTCAAAGGGCCTACAGTATCAAGGGAGTATCGTTTTGTAAACTGTTCAAGAGTAATAAACAATTTTGTAAACTGTTCTGTTCCATTAGCGGCATAAACTTGTGGAAGAGATTGTTTTGGTGAAATAAGATATGTACGAATGGATGTCATATACCCTCCTGCAATTAAGTTTGTCTCGAGTTAAATTATTCTGATTCAGCGATATTCCAGCCATATGGGTAAAGAGTAACCACTTCATAGTCGCTGTTTACAACCAGTCTATATTTTTTACCATCATATAATCCATCAACTGCAACAGGCCCGCTGGTATTGGCTCGGATTGCTTTTTTATTAGATTCACTATAATTTGCTACAGTTGCAATAATACTTACAATATCTCTCATGCTAGTAGTCTCATAGAAAAAGGAATTTTGCTGGACTGCTTTGTAACCCAATCCAGTCCAATATTTAGGATGATGTTTAGACATTATATGTTCCATTCCGCCGTCTTGAGTTCCAAATTTCAATTCAATATAATCACTTGTTCCAATCAGCCATATATCCTTAATTGTTGAATATCTTGTAACCAAAAATGGAAGCTCGGCCTCAAACTCATTTTCTATCGCTTTCTCAACATAAGCTTCTGTAACTTTGGCATATGTTTTCGAAGTACCATAGAGTAATCTAGCAGCTTGCATAATAATTCTAAAGATATTTGCTGGACGGACTTCGTTTTGAGGTTGAACATTATTTGACTCACGGGAATTTTCAAGTATTTCCAAAGTATCATTCTTTATTTCTTCTGTCACTATTCTTTCTTTTTTGAGATTTTGATCCTCAACACCGCTAGCAAATGCTTGTGGAACAGAAACTGTGAACAATGTAACACAAAGTAGTACTGATAAGAATTTTTTTCTAAACAAGTTATTCTCCTCCTATATGTTTTTCATTTGGGTTATTTACTAAATATCCCTTTGAATATATTACCATCTATAACAAAAATGTAAATATGTAAAGAAGTATATATATATACATTAAATTACTTAATAATCTATTTACACATTGTATTATTAATTTCGGAATAAGTATAAAAAGTGAAATCATAGATTGATTTATTTGGCAGAAAACGAGCGTAACCTGAACACAGATTGACCTTATATTGAGCACCACATGAAGGTTTTTCCGTGATACATTAGGAGTATAGAAAAAGGCGCGAATGAAACGCACGGCTGCACAATGCGGCATATGACTGGGGCGTTCCTCTTCTCGCTTTTTCCTATTCATTGCAGGGAATTAGTCCCAAGTGTCGAAATGTGATTAGGACAATATACATACTTGGGGGAAGAAATAATGGCAAGAAGAAAAAGTAAGGCTAAGCAGGAAGAAGAGTTGTTCCAAGGATTAGCTGGTATGGCGATGTTGGGAGGAATTATTGGAACCTATTCGGTAACAAGATCATGGCAAGTATCATTGGTTGTCGGCTTGCTGGGTGTCGTTGGAGTTATTGTGTTAATGGTCAGCATTCAACGTAAACGAGCTGAACGATTGAAAAGGTCAGGCATAGCTGAAATCGACCAGATGGATGGATTGCAGTTCGAACATTACCTTGGACATTTGTTTCGATCACAAGGATATAAGGCAGAAGTGACAAAAGCTGCAGGTGATTATGGGGCTGATCTGGTCATTTCAAAAGATGGGAAACGGATTGTTGTGCAAGCTAAACGGTATAAGAAGAATGTTGGTTTAAAAGCTGTTCAAGAAGTACAAGGAGCTCGGGCACATTACAAAGCAAATGGAGCATGGGTTGTCACAAACAGTAATTATACTGAACAAGCATATCAACTCGCTAAATCAAACGGGGTAAGACTTATTGCTCGAGATGAATTGGTTGAAATGTTGCTCGCAATGAAAGAAAAATTATCCGCTTCAAAGAAAACGGAAAATGTAAAGACGATCGCATAATAGATTTAACGAGGAATTAAGAGCAAAGTATTTGTTAATTGTGGATATAGAAAGAAAGAGACAATTAGGAACTTTGACTTCAATTTGGGTGCTTCAGTAAAATGGTCTTGTTCTTCCTCTATAGTTACATAGTACGTATGCATTTAAAGCAAATAGCAAGGCGTTTTTGCGGCGACCGTTTCGGGCGCATGCTTTTAGGACGTAACACCAACTTCACACATATCACATTTAAAGTCGTTCCTTCATGGATCGGCTTATTTTCATTGGAGGAATTGAAGTGACCAGCAGAAGACGGAAGAAGATACGCACTCGCCCCAATAAGCAGCCTGAGAAATGCAAAGGTTGTATATGGGGTAGATGGGATGGAGTGAAACAGTTTTGCCCTAAACCTCCTGATTGTTTCGTAAGAAAGGGAAAATCTTCCTAAATGTCGAATTATTAAGAGACTGGGGGGAGTGCTTTGAAAATTAGTGATGTTATAGATTATTCATTAGAATCTATAGCCGGCAGGATCAAGAATGCACCAAGTCAAAAAATCGCTGAACTTGCAAGTAACAATGTCCTAAGAAGTACGTTTGCGATCACAAGTACATTTGCTATTTTAACTGAGGAGTTAAAGAAAGAATTAATATACTTAATTCAGGAAATTTCTCAGACCGAAGTTAGAAAAAAAGATATATCTGCTCTGCGGGTTAAACTCAATGAGTTTATTCTGTCTGAACTTAAGGAGCATGAGAGACATTTGACAAGTTTGAACATCTTCACTAAATTCGCAAGTCCGGAGATCATCAAATTTATTAATAAAGAAATTGATGACACTAAGTCATCAGTGGAACTGAAGCTCAGAGAAAACGACAGTGGCAAATTTATTGGGATTTAACTAAAATAGCACTTTCCGCAATAATAGGCGGTGTTATAGGAGCATATATCAAAAGTGCAATCGGATCCTAGGCGAAGGGAGGTGCAAGAGTTATGGTAAAAGTTAATGCAAATCTTCAAGAAGCAGATGGAAGTTTTGATGAGTACAGCAGTAGAACGTATGATTTGAATGAAGCTCAAGTAACAGCTTTGCTAAACTCAGATATTGTTACATATCCACGTAGTCATGGGAGTAAGAGCAGGAGTTCAGTTAAGACACGAATTGTACAAAAGAATTTTTCATTGTTCGACCCAGAAAAACCAGTTTTGAAATAGTTTTCCAGGTGATTGAATAGGCATCCTTCGGGGTGCTTTTCCTTTATCTCAACCGAATACAAATAGTTCGCAACCAAAATCTCCCAAGCGCGTATATCTTCTCTAGCACTTATTTTGATTGTTAGGGGAGTTAGAGTATGGGAGATACCGTTGAAGTAATCAGTAGAACATCAGCTAATTATCTTCAAATAGCTGTTAATGAATGGATTAACGAGAATCTGGAAGTCACAATAAAGTTGATCCAGTATCAGCTTTCTGGGAATCAGCATGCAGCACTTATCTGGTAACGAATAAGCAAACATATCATACTTAACTAGAAAGGAGTTTTATATGTCTGAGCGCGATATCGTTTATGAGATTCTTAAGATCATTCAATCTGGCAAAGAACCATTCAAGGAAGACATTGGAGCGGATAAAGAGTCCTTCGAAGAATGGATGGAACAAATCCATGATGATAGACTCGCTACCAATATTTCTGTTTATAAGGGTGGCAGAGGCAATAAAATAAGAATGGTCAATGCCAAAGGATCAGAGTTAACCAAAGCAGGTCGTCAGTTAATTGAGCTCAAAGAAGAAGGCAAGATTTAAGGTTGAGGAGGTTATAAAATGGACTTAAAGTACCGAACTTTGATTTACCAGATTTCAAAGTAATCAAACCTGTTAACACGCCAGCAGAAAATACAGCGAGTGAGTTTTACAAGAAAATCGTTAGGATGTTGGTTCTTCCGGTTCTTTTCTCTGCATTGCAGTAAGCAAGAAACTGATTTGAGTAACATGCTGTACTAGATGCACAGGGTCACCATTCTCTAAAATTCCGCTGAACATTATTAAGCTAGGATTTTCATAACTTACATCTGTGATATGGAATGTAAGTGCTTGACCATAAGAAACTAACCTTACCCCTACTTCTTTTGAATCGTCCAAACTCTGATCAGAGACAGATTGGATTAATACCACAGCACCTTAACGGGTGTTTTTCTTTTGCCTTCATATGACAGAATGTGAGCCGCTCTAAGTATCTTAATATAGGAACGTACGTTTGCATGGATCAACCCATTGAAGAGCGGAGAACAGCATCTGAGTGAGCGTACACATGCATATGGTGGTCACCCAAACGTTGAAACTAAATCAACACAAAATAAGGCTACTATAGTTTCAAATTTCTAGCTTTTATGCCGATATGATAATGAGATAGGAGAGGACTAAAAAGATGTTTAGTAAAAATAAAAAAAAAAATGAAGATACTTACCTAGAGAAATATGAAAGATTTAAAAAAAGACACAGAAACAGAACTCTTGACGAATTAAGAACTTTAAAAACTAGAGTTGAAACAAAGGAGAATAGT
This window contains:
- a CDS encoding restriction endonuclease; translated protein: MARRKSKAKQEEELFQGLAGMAMLGGIIGTYSVTRSWQVSLVVGLLGVVGVIVLMVSIQRKRAERLKRSGIAEIDQMDGLQFEHYLGHLFRSQGYKAEVTKAAGDYGADLVISKDGKRIVVQAKRYKKNVGLKAVQEVQGARAHYKANGAWVVTNSNYTEQAYQLAKSNGVRLIARDELVEMLLAMKEKLSASKKTENVKTIA